In the Vespula vulgaris chromosome 9, iyVesVulg1.1, whole genome shotgun sequence genome, TGTGCAGGTACAACATTATTTAATCCAGCGCCAAAAGCACCGGCAGCCAACACAGGAGCAGAGATAGGATTTACAACCGGTGGATTGTTGGCTTGTACGCTAGGAATGTTTCGAGCTACATCCATTAATCTGTTTCCTCCTGCTCCTAATCCCATTCCAATGCCCTTCAAGCCTAGTTTATATTAAAGTGTAATTACATTGAAACGTATAGATGTATTAACGCGAGAACTTTGTTATATCGATCAAAATCATACCTTCCGGTAATTTTGGTGGCATATCTGGTTCGTTTGCTCTATCGAGCCTTACTGTCATTCGTCTGTCATAAAGTTGTTGATTATGTAACATTGAAATGGCTTGTACAGATTCCACTGGATGATCATATTCCACAACTCCAAAACCACGAGACTTTCCATCTTTATCTTTGCCTAATTCAACATGTAAAACTTTTCCAGCTAATTTAAAAACttctaacaatttcttttcgtccACTTTATAATCCAACTgaaaagaacaacaaaaatatgaagagtaatatattttatgattgttatatatatttactgaCGGTAAAACACACTTACATTTGCTACAAAAACTCTTGTAACCAAAGGTCCATTGATGCCTAAAGATTCTAAGAACTGTGTACTGAGACCATACGTATTACCAAACTTATTATCACCACcgcctcctccacctccaccaccaccgccgccgccaacacctccacctccaccaccgccaccaccgctAGGTGCAGGCATGTTCTGTCTACCACCTCCTTGCTGACGAGGGGGATCTCTAAACCTATCGTCTCTTGGTCTATCATTATTACGAGCTGTTGCTAATCGGCCATATTTATCACGCTCAACATCAAAGTCctgcaaaaaataaattgtcaaCAAATCGGTTAAATTGTACTTTTCACAATATGATATTCTATTTAAAGGTGTTACATAACCATCTTGAATTACCTCTTTCACGACTAATTTCCTTCCTTTTGTATCATAACGGTGCATTTTTTCAACAGCAATCTTTACTGATTCTGCATCTTCAAATTCTACGATACCGCAACCACGAGGCTTATCATTTTCATCCGTAAATAGTTCAACATGTGCAACCTTGCCTACTTCCGTTctaaataaatctttcaagTCTTGCCATCGAAAGTCATACGGTATATTTGATACATAAATTCTTCTATCTGAAGCTTTTCTGCCGCcacgatcgtttctctctctactccgATCGCGGCTAGTCGAATTGATACGATTTTGTCTATCCGATCGACGATTCCGATCACGTTCTCTgcttctgtctctttcatcATCATTTGGAATTTGTGCTCTGTTGTTTAACAGAATATTGAAcatgatatgaaaaatatcgcTTAACGAATATAATCATACACCATcgtataaaacaaagaaagctTAATTACAAGTAGTACTTTGAATCAACatctacaaataataatttgatttagaagcacacaaaatataatatcattatataaaacgataatacACGAAACGGTTAATATTAGTAATACAATGAAATATCACATGCCGACGGTAAAATTTTCATggaaatgtttgaaaaaatattcattgttTCACTTACTCCTCAACTTTGATCATCCTTGTTATTTACGTGAAATAACGATTAACAAAGGAAGTCCTAGATAATCTACCTTAAGTTCCGAGGTTACAAAAGAGTCAAACTGAAAATAGAAGCAAACATACGCGAGCACGAGAAGCGTCTTATAAAATGGCTGTCAACGGAAGTTATAAAATCCCGGAAACCAATGAATTCAAAAGTAAATTTGCGAACATGTAAAATATGAACATGATAGGTTAAAAACTcgcaaaaaattttcttattattgatatatagtATTAAGCGCGATAAGATAAGGATATCAATCACGTTATTTCCACGTATTATCGAACTATTATCGTTAAAGTTTTAAAAGGATTTTTTAACTTCCGATAAAACCACCAGTTAGAATGAAATCACAAGTTTCTTAGTTTCATCGACCAATTACTGATCGAATTTAAAGATATGTGTTACAGCGGGAAATAATAACTTTGATCTCGACTATTTCGGATTTACTCGAATCGTAATTGAAACCTTCCCTAATATCAAACTGTAAAACTTATCTCGAAATAACCTATCAACGTTTCTATCTTCTCGTTGTACAAGCtcgtttttattgttttataaaacataatgACGCGAATATAAtcttaattcaaatatataccGTGGAGCCACCGTTCGTCTTTAAACAAATATCGTCCGCTATCTTCCGTTTCCGAATAGCAGAAGACATTGAGATACGTCGACCAATGAGAATCGTCcattcgttctttctccttttgctTTTGCTTTACGAGTCTTCTGACGTGCGCAACTTCGTTTCGGTATAGTAgagattcatttttttatataaaagtttacGTTAAGATAATGGCAGGCCAGTGGATAAAAAAAGCAGTAAGTTAACACGTGCCTTTCAAAAGTCTTTCTATTAATCTTTGTATCGTTTATCTAATATTGTCGTATTTTCGAATAGAAAGGTTAGAATATTCCCTATATTGGCTCGACTACTCTCATAAGActattcgatcgttttctatatattccaagatttcgatatatttcaagAATTCCATTTACAATATCCATTAAATACATATCACAAGGTGTTGTTTTCCTTTCCATTCATACAATACGAAATAACAAAACTGACAAAATGTCATCGTACAGAATTGAATCGTTTTCTGGATTTTCCGAGGACAGATCTCTCCAAAACTTGGCAATGTACGCCTCTGCAGCAATCTTCGTAAATGTACTCTTATACCAGGAGATGGAATTGGTCCAGAGATATCCACTGCCGTACAGAAGATTTTTGATGCTGCGAAGGTAAGactcgtgtatatgtatgtatcttttttttttcttttgcgaagGTACTTGTTCCATCGATCTTACGCATCTTCcgattccttttctctttgtctctctctttctttctttttctctctctctcaaaatattagataacaCAAAGACGTTCtcaaatttgtttcttctttaaagGACAATATTGGTTTATATTTTGCAAGGTGACCCAATTTGTCCTAGCATTAACCCCTCATAGcgtttattttaatctttctcttatacaaTTATATCTTACTCAATGTGCTTTTACTACAACTATTACTagtttttgctttttcattctaaatcattttttctctttttttttttttaaataattcaaacatATATGTTCAGGGTGTTATGTCATATCAGGAGAATCCATGttgaatctctttctctctctctctctctatatatatatacgtgtgtgtgtgtgtgtatatatatgcatcatatatatatatatacagtatacaatttttttaagtgGTTTAATAtgtctttaaaataaatataagtggctttttttataaaaaatataaaatttttttttcaattatatttaatattacgtATTATGATAATACGTTTCATTGTAATGACAGGTACCAATAGAATGGGAATCAGTGGATGTAACACCTGTAAAAGGTCCAGATGGAAAATTTGGCATTCCACAAGCCGCTATCGATTCggttaatagaaataaaattggtCTAAAAGGACCTCTCATGACCCCGATAGGAAAAGGTCACAGATCTTTAAATCTTGCGTTAAGAAAGTGAGTTTCTCTTTATCATTGTGTAATcaaacataatataattttattcttggttgtttgaaaatattatcttcttaATACAGCTGGTTTTAATAATTCTGTAGTTATGTAATCAGAAGCATCATGACAAATATAGATAGCAACTTATTTGATGtactttaaataatatttgtaaaatagtaTCATTCATGCTTATTTCCATGAACGAATCtgaatgatatattttataaatcaataaactcaattatttttcttttgtagagAATTCAATTTATATGCTAATGTACGACCATGTCGTTCTTTGGAAggatataaaacattatatgATAATGTAGACGTAGTAACAATCAGAGAAAATACAGAAGGAGAATATTCAGGTATAGAACATGAGATTGTAGAAGGTGTTGTACaaagtattaaattaatcacaGAAGAAGCATCTAGTAGAGTAGCAGATTTTGCTTTCCAATATGCTAAGgataataacagaaaaaaggtAAGACTGTCTTTGATAATGAAAATCAATTGAATAATGATTGCAGATGATATTTCAAGGATTGTATATTGTTGTAGGTAACCGCAGTACATAAAGCAAATATTATGCGTATGTCTGACGGCTTATTCCTTAGATGTTGTCGAGATGCTGCTCAAAAATTCCCAGAcataaaattcgaagaaaagtaTTTGGATACAGTGTGCTTAAATATGGTACAAGATCCAAGTCAATACGATGTTCTTGTCATGCCCAACCTTTATGGTGACATTTTATCCGATATGTGTGCTGGGCTTGTAGGCGGTCTTGGACTTACTCCTAGTGGAAATATTGGTCTTAATGGTGCTCTCTTTGAATCGGtatgttttaaaatattatatttatttatttacgaatatTACGTTTCACAActcgattaaaataattattcgtaaatataGGTGCATGGGACTGCACCGGACATTGCGGGTCAAGATAAAGCTAATCCTACagcgttattattatcgtccgTAATGATGTTAAAATATATGGGATTGAACGATCATGCGCGAATTATAGAAAATGCTGCGTATGACACTATTAAAGAAGCCAAATATTTGACTGGTGATCTTGGAGGATCTGCAAAATGCAGCGAATATACTAATGAAATTTGCAAAAGAGTTTCTgcacaaacaaaataaatagcgttagaaaataattaaatacgaaCTGCCAAATACTCGTAGAATTCGTGATCTTTTAATGCGGTAACGCTGTTTCAACTTAATAAACATAGTATCATAAGTTGATCCATATAATTTTGCTCAGTATCAATTTACAGTCCaatttaatcatatattttacaaaagagGAAGTACAATTcctaataatttaatgtaaaaatatgtaattatatataccgaaGATTTGCCCTAAGTTTGCTATGGCATTTACCTCATATATCTCGTTACATGCGAATTTCCAAGTAAACGCGTAGCAATCGCcgtgtatttttctattcgcaTTGATTGTTACATATCGTTTACTGGTAGATAAAGGATCCTAGTAGACTTCATAAAGATTAGTTTGTACAAATTAATGTGTAGATGCACTctgtattatacttttaaataaaattgttatgcAAAGTGTGCTGAAGAAAAAGTTTCAGAAGTCAACATTGTGCAGTAttatgaacaaataaaaataaaaaatataaaggaaaaaacttCAAACACAtgagtttttatttatacatatatatacctttttcTCCATCATTTTATCTTTGTATCGCACATATTcgtttacttttcatttctcatAGACAAATCTCGcctatcgaaataaaaatcaaagatattacatttcgattaatttgagaaagaaagaaaaaggtaaaaggaTGTGCGACGTCGTAATGCGAAGATATGAAGGACGAAAGTGAAGTTGGATTTACATGGTTGTgggtgtaaaaaaaaaaaaaagaggaagggtcATGAAAAAGGGAATATAACGTCTAGAAAAAGGAAGGCTCCTGGATATAAACACTCGGTAACTTCACCCTACTTGGTGTTACGTTATAGCACTCGTCCCAACCACTTCATAACTCCCCTCCTACTTACGCCGTTCTCTTCCATGGTACAGTATGCTTCTCAAGAAAACTCTCAAATATGAGAAAAGTTGTTGGCTATATTTCATCGGTCCTGTGAACGGgaagacgaaggaaaaaggaggtACGGAGAATCCAAGGGATTCAGTGTCATCTTCGCTGCTCGTTAATCCTGTCTGTGATTTATCGAGATTCCACGAGTGAATAATGATGGACATTgtaaattttcgatattagAGTTTCTCTTTGATCTACGAGCGATGGCGTTTCTTCTTGGCTGACAGGAACGTTTCGCGTTACATTTAACgtctataatattaataaagaataagagatTTTTTgggagaaagtaagaaaaggaaCAGGATAAGGAATCGACGAATCCGTGGATTATCTCGAGCGTTATGAATAGCTGGTAAAATGGAGATCGGGATATCAAGAGATGATGCTGCTGATTCTAGGTATCACGAAGTGTTTTGACACAAAGGTAGAACACACTCGAGCGAAGTGTGGAAAGCGACATATGCATATTCAACGACGGGAACCCGTCGCGTAGTcataggaataataaaaattcgagggttgaaattatttagatttatGCCCGTTCTCTTGTCGTCTCGTGCCGTTGGTGTGACGAGAAGCGATTCGATTCTAGGGTACAAATTTCATGCATTATTCAGGACTTGCCGCAATGCACCCCCAGTCAATGGAAGCGATCctttggaaaaaaaggaaaatgcaaaaaaaaaaataaacaaaaaaaaaagagtcgtttttaatctcttttcgCGTCTCAATAATGTGCAAGTCGCGGCACAGCTCCTACCACCTTTACCCTTTGACAATCCAAAATCGCTTAGCACTTCTGAAGCAAAGAATGCTTTCAAATGTAATCGATGATCAATTCTGAACGATCTTCAcgcgattattatttcttttctctctcttttttttttttttcttctttttacgctCTCGCAATCGTTTCCGATATATTCACACGTtcgttcctcttcctcttcgtacTTTTCTTCTGATCTATATGCCACCGTTATTAAAATCCACTAGGCTGTGTCacgtaaaaaggaaatatcgtGAATTGTAATATTCGTTCGTGCGTTACTACTTGCGAAGATTTATGCACCTAGAACAATACTTTCCTTCGTTTTATCtcctttcctttactttttctttcttttctttttcctttttcctcgttttttcttttttctttttttttctgaacgGTACCATGCATATTTTATAACATCGTCGTTGTGGAAATATTATTGGCTTTACCGTCTCTATCTATGGCGAGTGGAGGGGTGAGAGGAGGAGGACACCCCTTAATCGTCTTACTTGGAATTAATTATCGCATGTAGAATTACATTCGTAATCAAGCATTCATTAGAAAATGTTCGGGCTACGTAAGCTTTCCATTACTTTTCTCTTGTCTATCATTtgtttacaattattattattattattattattattaatatcattattattattgttattattacgaaaCTATGTTTTCATTATATCGCAAGCTATTCGATCTAACGAGTTATGATTTAACGCAGAAAgatcaatgaaattaaatcaggatcgttttattaaaaacaacgatgtgatattttttttttacaatcgatGTTACGcttaaatttgaataataacaGAATGATTTAAGCGAGTAATTTCTCTTTAGTTTTAAATgtaaacgaagaagaacgcgttaactaattaattttctaggGAATATTATCTATGCTCTGGTATAATATCTATCCGTAAGAGTAATCTTTAATTATGTAACGCATTgctatatacaataatatcaaTTCGTTTTCACGTGCTCGCTTATCGTTAacaacttttcattttttagaaatactagttcttcaatttctattttctacaGATAACGATTGtacttaataatataaaaaaaaagaaaaaagaaaagaaaagaaaacgcgtTTAATATCTGACGTTATTCCAATTACAAAAGAACCATTCATTCGTATCTGtacatttatgaaaaatttcattaaaaaagaaaaaaataaatccacGGTAGGATCTATTCAAATAAATGAATCCGAAGTTTGTTATCCTTGATAGATCGTGGAGATAAGatattgataaagaaataagaaaagataaagaaataagatagtCGATGTAAAATAAAACTCGTCCGTACACGCGTTTGTAAGGAAAGATACGCTAAAAAACGCGGTATGAGATTATTAGTGTGGACAATCAGCGAAATATGATATTCATGCGATATTCAAGTTCTCGGTACTTCGTATTTATACGTGTCACCAAGTGTCCTTTCGGTTATAACGAGACGTATAGTATTGAAAACAGCAAAGAGACATACAACTGAGCAAAAAATCCATTAATGACGCTAGACGTTGCCTTTGTATCATTTGCGTGTTACAATTTCTTATCACaaacgtaagaaaataaataatgaagcTGTTTTTCAATGAGATcatcacacatatatatatatatgtgtgtgtgtatatatacgcaaCTAAgcatacgcatatatgtatacaaaacATTCTGTATTCTATATATCCAGCAAGAAACTTGTTTGAACTTATTTGTTTACTacgatttgaaagaaaatgaaacggaatattagattattagatagattgagagagagagagagagagagagaaagagagactatcTAAATCACATCGGATTTATTACGACAATTTACACGTTCATCATAATCTATCCATACTCTATtgatacatatagatacatcgGAATACTACTATCATATTTACAGTGCATATCACATACAATTGAATTCGGAAAGGGACCATTTCAAGTCCCATGGAGGTAGCTAAAAAAAATCCTCCTTGTTATAACTAGGGATTGACTCGTTAAAGTCGcgataatcgatcgttttctccGTGATTAGCTTGAAAGGAAAGATACGAGAGGTTTTGCGTTACTCTTTGAAAACCAACGAAAGCTTAAGAAGATATACTTTCGAGTATATTAGAGACGATTAATAGATGATTTCTGTTTAAATAGATAACGCGATTTATTTCAAGTTCGAAGGGATGAAAAATGTCAAGATTATTAATCTCGTTTC is a window encoding:
- the LOC127066415 gene encoding myelin expression factor 2 isoform X2, which translates into the protein MIKVEEAQIPNDDERDRSRERDRNRRSDRQNRINSTSRDRSRERNDRGGRKASDRRIYVSNIPYDFRWQDLKDLFRTEVGKVAHVELFTDENDKPRGCGIVEFEDAESVKIAVEKMHRYDTKGRKLVVKEDFDVERDKYGRLATARNNDRPRDDRFRDPPRQQGGGRQNMPAPSGGGGGGGGGVGGGGGGGGGGGGGDNKFGNTYGLSTQFLESLGINGPLVTRVFVANLDYKVDEKKLLEVFKLAGKVLHVELGKDKDGKSRGFGVVEYDHPVESVQAISMLHNQQLYDRRMTVRLDRANEPDMPPKLPEGLKGIGMGLGAGGNRLMDVARNIPSVQANNPPVVNPISAPVLAAGAFGAGLNNVVPAQLASALTNSNAAALQASLAGGLGANLTTSSLLNSSLTNELASNLNSFGGGVGGLSGLQASLAGGQGNNSFAPRGLSKLDNDIGFGGNNAFGSSSFGGGRDFDGGFNRGDGDRVSGGGGAFSGNQGQGGGGNRQNANGSRPMSDTILIGNLPPNTTWQMLRDKFQDVGEVKFAEMRGTDMGMVRFVSEWDAERAVSMMNRSRIDGRTIDVRLY
- the LOC127066415 gene encoding myelin expression factor 2 isoform X1, which produces MFNILLNNRAQIPNDDERDRSRERDRNRRSDRQNRINSTSRDRSRERNDRGGRKASDRRIYVSNIPYDFRWQDLKDLFRTEVGKVAHVELFTDENDKPRGCGIVEFEDAESVKIAVEKMHRYDTKGRKLVVKEDFDVERDKYGRLATARNNDRPRDDRFRDPPRQQGGGRQNMPAPSGGGGGGGGGVGGGGGGGGGGGGGDNKFGNTYGLSTQFLESLGINGPLVTRVFVANLDYKVDEKKLLEVFKLAGKVLHVELGKDKDGKSRGFGVVEYDHPVESVQAISMLHNQQLYDRRMTVRLDRANEPDMPPKLPEGLKGIGMGLGAGGNRLMDVARNIPSVQANNPPVVNPISAPVLAAGAFGAGLNNVVPAQLASALTNSNAAALQASLAGGLGANLTTSSLLNSSLTNELASNLNSFGGGVGGLSGLQASLAGGQGNNSFAPRGLSKLDNDIGFGGNNAFGSSSFGGGRDFDGGFNRGDGDRVSGGGGAFSGNQGQGGGGNRQNANGSRPMSDTILIGNLPPNTTWQMLRDKFQDVGEVKFAEMRGTDMGMVRFVSEWDAERAVSMMNRSRIDGRTIDVRLY
- the LOC127066435 gene encoding probable isocitrate dehydrogenase [NAD] subunit alpha, mitochondrial codes for the protein MAGQWIKKAISPKLGNVRLCSNLRKCTLIPGDGIGPEISTAVQKIFDAAKVPIEWESVDVTPVKGPDGKFGIPQAAIDSVNRNKIGLKGPLMTPIGKGHRSLNLALRKEFNLYANVRPCRSLEGYKTLYDNVDVVTIRENTEGEYSGIEHEIVEGVVQSIKLITEEASSRVADFAFQYAKDNNRKKVTAVHKANIMRMSDGLFLRCCRDAAQKFPDIKFEEKYLDTVCLNMVQDPSQYDVLVMPNLYGDILSDMCAGLVGGLGLTPSGNIGLNGALFESVHGTAPDIAGQDKANPTALLLSSVMMLKYMGLNDHARIIENAAYDTIKEAKYLTGDLGGSAKCSEYTNEICKRVSAQTK